The Scophthalmus maximus strain ysfricsl-2021 chromosome 7, ASM2237912v1, whole genome shotgun sequence genome includes a window with the following:
- the znf276 gene encoding zinc finger protein 276 isoform X1 yields MKNHISCGNNTRGRREDSRALPSPRQQASNIHNQLPNVQNKTMKKKTRRPRSKSDTTASIGVEKRTPGNRGRPQKTGPVAADEDFYQDDTSADKTTSAAHDDTHGRPENKSRSSGRLSTALCRLCHGKFSPRSLRHAFNRRSRDSVDIVDHEDEDDKCDAAAAQSPLLFHTDFQRLVGVQLNRDPRLSEFICKKCHTKFYKCHGILLRFLQRVNLPPVGKENLKSRKNTKCPELSGNQASMTPPSSFTSDPQCLHGLVSWAHQHGEACRSCPGLREVLQGRCWGSVRAVWGCVDGHRYVMNTRGADATSFGSSDRVMSEEEEEEVEGEEKQQPGGNGGLMVQLGPPAVRTQTQNSALDWTSSTGGREEATSPAPPQLEDRTADSDASDRIVSDDEFEASRKGALSDDELFEPSSDKRSRRATVPNNKRRRSPKAPVEPKIKKKPGPKPGWKNKLKPKGEELPNIYKCPYQGCTAVYRAPDGLKKHIKEHHEEVRERPCPHPGCNKVFMIDRYLQRHVKLIHTEERNYICDQCGQTFKQRKHLSVHQMRHSGAKPLQCEVCGFQCRQRASLKYHMTKHKAEAELEFACLMCGKRFEKAHNLNVHMSMVHPVIQTEAQRGSLQQQQQQQQPPPYSDLRTITLTGEVVQQDQDR; encoded by the exons atgaaaaatcatatttcatgtgGAAACAACACGAGGGGCAGGCGTGAGGACTCACGCGCGCTCCCG AGTCCCAGGCAGCAGGCCTCCAACATCCACAATCAGCTACCCAACGTACAGAACAAAAccatgaagaagaaaaccagACGCCCGAGGTCAAAGTCTGACACAACAGCGAGCATCGGCGTGGAGAAGCGGACGccaggaaacagagggagacCTCAGAAGACCGGTCCCGTCGCCGCAGATGAGGATTTTTACCAAGACGACACCTCAGCAGACAAGACGACATCTGCTGCTCACGACGACACACACGGACGTCCGGAGAACAAGTCGAGATCTTCAG GTCGACTGTCCACCGCTCTCTGTCGCCTCTGCCACGGAAAGTTCTCTCCACGCAGCCTCCGACACGCCTTCAACCGCCGGTCGAGAGACTCCGTTGATATCGTCGAccacgaggacgaggacgacaaGTGCGACGCCGCCGCGGCCCAGTCGCCTCTTCTGTTCCACACAGACTTCCAGCGGCTGGTCGGGGTCCAGCTGAACCGCGACCCCCGCTTGTCCGAGTTCATCTGCAAGAAATGTCACACCAAGTTCTACAAGTGCCACGGCATCCTGCTCCGGTTCCTGCAGAGAGTGAACCTCCCGCCCGTCGGGAAAGAAAACCTGAAGAGCCG gaagaACACAAAGTGTCCAGAGTTGTCGGGGAATCAGGCATCAATGA cgcCGCCATCGTCCTTCACGTCGGACCCCCAGTGCCTCCACGGTCTGGTGTCGTGGGCTCACCAGCACGGGGAGGCCTGCCGCTCCTGCCCCGGCCTGAGGGAGGTGCTGCAGGGCCGGTGCTGGGGCTCGGTCAGAGCCGTGTGGGGCTGCGTCGACGGGCACAGGTACGTCATGAACACTCGGGGCGCTGACGCCACGAGTTTCGGGAGCAGCGACagagtgatgtcagaggaggaggaggaggaagttgaaGGTGAGGAAAAGCAGCAGCCCGGTGGGAACGGAGGGTTGATGGTTCAACTCGGTCCGCCGGCCGTCAGGACGCAGACTCAGAACTCAGCGCTCGACTGGACGAGCAGCACCGGAG GTCGTGAGGAGGCGACGTCTCCTGCTCCGCCTCAGCTGGAGGACAGAACCGCCGACAGCGACGCGTCCGACAG gatCGTGTCCGATGACGAGTTTGAGGCTAGTAGAAAAGGAGCGTTGTCAGACGACGAGTTGTTCGAGCCGTCGTCCGACAAGAG ATCTCGCAGGGCGACCGTCCCCAACAACAAGAGACGACGGAGCCCCAAGGCGCCTGTGGAGCCGAAGATCAAGAAGAAACCAGGACCCAAACCGGGCTGGAAGAACAAGCTCAAACCTAAAGG AGAGGAGCTGCCCAACATCTACAAGTGTCCGTATCAGGGCTGCACCGCCGTGTACAGAGCACCTGACGGGCTGAAG AAACACATCAAGGAGCATCacgaggaggtgagggagcGACCGTGTCCTCATCCCGGCTGCAACAAGGTCTTCATGATCGACCGTTACCTGCAGCGACACGTCAAACTCATCCACACAG aggagaggaactaCATCTGTGACCAGTGTGGTCAGACCTTCAAACAGAGGAAACACCTGTCAGTTCACCAGATGAGGCATTCAGGAGCCAAGCCCCTGCA GTGTGAGGTTTGCGGCTTCCAGTGTCGCCAGCGAGCGTCTCTGAAGTACCACATGACCAAACACAAGGCGGAGGCCGAGCTGGAGTTCGCCTGCCTCATGTGCGGGAAGCGATTCGAGAAAGCTCACAACCTCAACGTGCACATGTCCATGGTTCACCCGGTGATCCAGACGGAGGCTCAGAGAggcagcctgcagcagcagcagcagcagcagcagccgccaccGTACTCCGACCTGCGCACCATCACACTGACCGGGGAGGTGGTGCAGCAAGACCAGGACAGATGA
- the znf276 gene encoding zinc finger protein 276 isoform X2, producing the protein MKKKTRRPRSKSDTTASIGVEKRTPGNRGRPQKTGPVAADEDFYQDDTSADKTTSAAHDDTHGRPENKSRSSGRLSTALCRLCHGKFSPRSLRHAFNRRSRDSVDIVDHEDEDDKCDAAAAQSPLLFHTDFQRLVGVQLNRDPRLSEFICKKCHTKFYKCHGILLRFLQRVNLPPVGKENLKSRKNTKCPELSGNQASMTPPSSFTSDPQCLHGLVSWAHQHGEACRSCPGLREVLQGRCWGSVRAVWGCVDGHRYVMNTRGADATSFGSSDRVMSEEEEEEVEGEEKQQPGGNGGLMVQLGPPAVRTQTQNSALDWTSSTGGREEATSPAPPQLEDRTADSDASDRIVSDDEFEASRKGALSDDELFEPSSDKRSRRATVPNNKRRRSPKAPVEPKIKKKPGPKPGWKNKLKPKGEELPNIYKCPYQGCTAVYRAPDGLKKHIKEHHEEVRERPCPHPGCNKVFMIDRYLQRHVKLIHTEERNYICDQCGQTFKQRKHLSVHQMRHSGAKPLQCEVCGFQCRQRASLKYHMTKHKAEAELEFACLMCGKRFEKAHNLNVHMSMVHPVIQTEAQRGSLQQQQQQQQPPPYSDLRTITLTGEVVQQDQDR; encoded by the exons atgaagaagaaaaccagACGCCCGAGGTCAAAGTCTGACACAACAGCGAGCATCGGCGTGGAGAAGCGGACGccaggaaacagagggagacCTCAGAAGACCGGTCCCGTCGCCGCAGATGAGGATTTTTACCAAGACGACACCTCAGCAGACAAGACGACATCTGCTGCTCACGACGACACACACGGACGTCCGGAGAACAAGTCGAGATCTTCAG GTCGACTGTCCACCGCTCTCTGTCGCCTCTGCCACGGAAAGTTCTCTCCACGCAGCCTCCGACACGCCTTCAACCGCCGGTCGAGAGACTCCGTTGATATCGTCGAccacgaggacgaggacgacaaGTGCGACGCCGCCGCGGCCCAGTCGCCTCTTCTGTTCCACACAGACTTCCAGCGGCTGGTCGGGGTCCAGCTGAACCGCGACCCCCGCTTGTCCGAGTTCATCTGCAAGAAATGTCACACCAAGTTCTACAAGTGCCACGGCATCCTGCTCCGGTTCCTGCAGAGAGTGAACCTCCCGCCCGTCGGGAAAGAAAACCTGAAGAGCCG gaagaACACAAAGTGTCCAGAGTTGTCGGGGAATCAGGCATCAATGA cgcCGCCATCGTCCTTCACGTCGGACCCCCAGTGCCTCCACGGTCTGGTGTCGTGGGCTCACCAGCACGGGGAGGCCTGCCGCTCCTGCCCCGGCCTGAGGGAGGTGCTGCAGGGCCGGTGCTGGGGCTCGGTCAGAGCCGTGTGGGGCTGCGTCGACGGGCACAGGTACGTCATGAACACTCGGGGCGCTGACGCCACGAGTTTCGGGAGCAGCGACagagtgatgtcagaggaggaggaggaggaagttgaaGGTGAGGAAAAGCAGCAGCCCGGTGGGAACGGAGGGTTGATGGTTCAACTCGGTCCGCCGGCCGTCAGGACGCAGACTCAGAACTCAGCGCTCGACTGGACGAGCAGCACCGGAG GTCGTGAGGAGGCGACGTCTCCTGCTCCGCCTCAGCTGGAGGACAGAACCGCCGACAGCGACGCGTCCGACAG gatCGTGTCCGATGACGAGTTTGAGGCTAGTAGAAAAGGAGCGTTGTCAGACGACGAGTTGTTCGAGCCGTCGTCCGACAAGAG ATCTCGCAGGGCGACCGTCCCCAACAACAAGAGACGACGGAGCCCCAAGGCGCCTGTGGAGCCGAAGATCAAGAAGAAACCAGGACCCAAACCGGGCTGGAAGAACAAGCTCAAACCTAAAGG AGAGGAGCTGCCCAACATCTACAAGTGTCCGTATCAGGGCTGCACCGCCGTGTACAGAGCACCTGACGGGCTGAAG AAACACATCAAGGAGCATCacgaggaggtgagggagcGACCGTGTCCTCATCCCGGCTGCAACAAGGTCTTCATGATCGACCGTTACCTGCAGCGACACGTCAAACTCATCCACACAG aggagaggaactaCATCTGTGACCAGTGTGGTCAGACCTTCAAACAGAGGAAACACCTGTCAGTTCACCAGATGAGGCATTCAGGAGCCAAGCCCCTGCA GTGTGAGGTTTGCGGCTTCCAGTGTCGCCAGCGAGCGTCTCTGAAGTACCACATGACCAAACACAAGGCGGAGGCCGAGCTGGAGTTCGCCTGCCTCATGTGCGGGAAGCGATTCGAGAAAGCTCACAACCTCAACGTGCACATGTCCATGGTTCACCCGGTGATCCAGACGGAGGCTCAGAGAggcagcctgcagcagcagcagcagcagcagcagccgccaccGTACTCCGACCTGCGCACCATCACACTGACCGGGGAGGTGGTGCAGCAAGACCAGGACAGATGA
- the LOC118314854 gene encoding Fanconi anemia group A protein → MSVSASCESVCRERSVSSLLAGRVVKRLKQDEGQRLQEAAIQLLEQQQNLSALLREVGNLDECNQSGELRTPAAPEGISSAVAGSLLACELRRQAARLGVPVATLSVKTTLERLTEITRPEGDEDERRELLTSPQRVQLCVLLESSRELLSQGDLCPKLLWQEYTRDQRSPELEVVYHLHRFSILSLQYILESDGGLRVLLVSQLKLLCSWTPPPEEEETRRVQLKVLSTVAGVLVGGGFEPSPEAAAPDRVTRRGRSFSPLCCSLLDEMLFWLLDTVDQSGTSQSAAAELWIQIFDASLCGVSASADALQSFFTHSLTQVLTYKPRLTVSDAVALQNEWTFAKASCLLTSLFRKLAVVFSVELLLRRLQQVLETHEVNWKHVLCFLSTLLVYNPCAAPSLRELLSRLLTSAFEGYDLEHMITAFLLARQGALEGAAVFSSYSDWFKMSFGGSSGFHAASKKSLVFLLKFLSDLVPFEPPQYLKFHILHPPFVPVKHRGLLMEYVSLAKTRLTDLRESVEDMGLYEDVSGAGGAPTQPQCQAAQDVEKAESLFESTGRISATVMEASIFRRPYFLKRFLPALLTPRVLPVKPDARMNLIEALRKADKIPAPQFSSYVESCQKHRRQDLGVVCVDTADGPLDVLTVQLQEFRTLVVDGNDGETMSQLSRISHTLSVVFPGRPDEFIQQTVVRVHLGAPLSPELHVKVVNLILRNFSQCLLDASRAKPPNKQNQWASRFVSMLLGNTQLISSLIHRLWDLLHNQGSSLTSAHVLGLAAFVVHLHASSSQGPLVQLDRPIVPPRPVPVGEALSAALTCSTRTNMIFCIRFCVAAVCYGMCRGDSLPQQQEYVLSSFYKKLLFLVPRLLPEARRTRQVGDERQEEQNLWGGVTHSSCTWRTAARRLWTDAAFQQLQETTPQYQLSFSDWLLHELRVQRSDDTLTDPERHEYQQWVCLELYWPRPEEQGGCGGDMRILCSRLLDAVMDQQLRSLEQLDERVSATGTCLPDIMSRLQEFVYEMEATSVCGRADVCEFLFEFVSRRCSGPTASSDTQSVGSELGLQHTLNTWNRVVLALPAPLFVQLKAEGGRTTLDCTRLMEHINQHQRKACSPAGSMSFHLTTHFLRGVLCASVSCGRPREEVDKAWTQISVHCPLLLTSTVHWWEHLSPVMSSLWTRLCDGDRLSQQLQLLTDCRHWANSVVNTNGPSPVAMPPAPVLLLASSLHRAWQGGGGGRGQSLGAALNMLRPERGTQNRQVLVFLLFLCVNDHLSTLLHPQDDSDQRSMTLFSDLLSVLVDSADWLLIFKSSEQGVYQSVTLVTTDECTRLMPWAFYSLLLQQGAELLHRAVLCPGFLHAAVLCYVRLLQLFLDGRTSVSTAEQQQHQRQSEPSQILSRAKSFLLRAISQTPPATLSSGQLRRLESQCADLDPEVAAALSMHLAAPSLSPEMDFL, encoded by the exons ATGTCGGTGAGCGCCTCGTGCGAGTCGGTGTGTCGGGAGAGGAGCGTGTCGAGTCTCCTCG CTGGTCGTGTGGTGAAGAGGCTAAAGCAGGACGAGGGTCAGCGGCTGCAGGAGGCAGCGATccagctgctggagcagcagcagaacctgAGTGCTCTGCTCCGGGAGGTCGGG AATTTAGATGAGTGCAATCAGAGCGGAGAGCTCAGAACTCCAGCAGCGCCTGAAGGCATCTCGTCTGCCGTCGCAGGATCTCTGCTGG CGTGCGAGCTAAGGCGTCAGGCGGCTCGGCTCGGCGTCCCCGTGGCGACGCTGTCTGTCAAGACGACGCtggagagactgacagagatcACCAGACCTgagggagacgaggacgagaggCGAGAGCTGCTCACGTCCCCTCAGAGA GTCCAACTGTGTGTCCTGCTGGAGTCCAGCAGAGAGCTGCTGTCGCAGGGAGACCTCTGCCCCAAACTGCTGTGGCAGGAATACACCAgagaccag aggtcaCCTGAGCTGGAGGTGGTTTATCATCTGCACCGTTTCAGCATCCTCTCTCTACAGTACATTTTAGAGAG TGACGGAGGCCTAAGGGTTCTGTTGGTGTCTCAGCTGAAGTTACTGTGCAGCTGGACTCCTCCaccggaggaagaggagaccaGACGAGTTCAACTCAAAGTGTTGTCAA CGGTCGCCGGCGTGTTGGTGGGAGGCGGCTTCGAGCCGAGTCCTGAGGCAGCGGCGCCAGACAGGgtgacgaggagggggaggagcttctCGCCGCTCTGCTGCTCGCTGCTCGACGAAATGCTCTTCT GGCTCCTGGACACTGTGGACCAGAGCGGGACGTCacagtctgctgcagctgagctctg gaTTCAAATATTTGACGCCTCATTATGTGGTGTTTCTGCGTCGGCCGACGCCCTCCAGAGTTTcttcacacactcgctcacacaagTTCTCACCTACAAGCCTCGACTGACAG tgtcggACGCCGTTGCTCTGCAGAACGAGTGGACCTTTGCAAAAGCCAGCTGCTTGTTGACCTCTCTGTTCCGTAAG ctGGCTGTGGTCTTcagtgtggagctgctgctgcgtcgCCTGCAGCAGGTTCTGGAGACGCACGAGGTGAACTGGAAACACGTCCTGTGCTTCCTGTCCACGCTGCTGGTGTACAACCCCTGTGCCGCGCCGAGCCTCCGTG AGCTGCTGTCCAGGCTGCTGACGTCTGCCTTCGAAGGCTACGACCTGGAGCACATGATCACGGCCTTCCTGTTGGCCCGACAGGGGGCGCTGGAGGGAGCCGCCGTCTTCTCCTCCTACAGCGACTGGTTCAAG ATGTCTTTCGGTGGCAGCAGTGGTTTTCACGCGGCGAGTAAGAAATCTCTGGTGTTCCTGCTGAAGTTCCTCTCGGACCTGGTTCCCTTCGAGCCGCCGCAGTACCTCAAG TTTCACATCCTCCACCCTCCGTTCGTCCCCGTGAAGCATCGCGGACTCCTGATGGAGTACGTCTCTCTGGCCAAGACCCGACTGACTGACCTCCGG GAGTCAGTGGAGGACATGGGCTTATACGAGGATGTTTCTGGTGCAGGTGGAGCACCAACACAG cctcAGTGTCAGGCTGCTCAGGACGTGGAGAAGGCAGAGTCTCTGTTTGAGAGCACAGGGAGAATCTCTGCCACCGTCATGGAGGCCAG TATTTTCCGGAGGCCGTATTTCCTGAAACGATTCCTTCCCGCTCTGCTGACGCCGAGAGTG CTTCCTGTGAAACCTGATGCTCGGATGAATCTCATCGAAGCTTTGAGAAA AGCAGACAAGATTCCGGCGCCTCAGTTCTCGTCCTACGTGGAGTCTTGTCAGAAACACAGACGACAGGATT tgggTGTCGTGTGTGTGGACACCGCTGACGGTCCTCTGGACGTCCTGACGGTTCAGCTGCAGGAGTTCAGGACGCTGGTCGTCGATGGAAATGATGGAG AGACGATGTCTCAGCTGTCGAGGATCTCACACACGCTGAGCGTCGTCTTCCCCGGACGTCCTGATGAATTCATCCAGCAAACGGTCGTCAGAGTTCACTTAGGTGCTCCTCTGTCCCCTGAGCTCCACGTCAAA GTCGTCAACTTGATCCTCAGAAACTTCTCCCAATGCTTGTTAGACGCTTCCCGAGCAAAACCTCCTAACAA ACAGAACCAGTGGGCCTCCAGGTTCGTCAGCATGTTGCTCGGTAACACGCAGCTGATCTCCAGCCTCATACACAGACTTTGGGATCTGCTTCATAACCAG GGCTCGTCGCTGACCTCCGCCCACGTCCTTGGCCTGGCGGCGTTCGTGGTCCACCTCCATGCCTCCTCGTCCCAGGGGCCTCTGGTCCAGCTGGACCGACCCATTGTCCCGCCCCGTCCGGTCCCGGTGGGAGAAGCTCTGAGTGCAGCGCTGACGTGCAGCACACGCACCAACATGATCTTCTGCATCAG GTTTTGTGTGGCAGCTGTGTGTTATGGGATGTGCAGAGGAGACTCGCTGCCTCAGCAGCAGGAGTACGTCCTCAGCAGCTTCTATAAGAAG CTTCTGTTCCTCGTCCCGAGACTGTTGCCCGAGGCCCGGCGGACTCGTCAGGTGGGTGATGAACGTCAGGAGGAGCAGAACCTGTGGGGCGGAGTCACACACTCCAGCTGCACCTGGAGGACGGCGGCTCGGCGTCTGTGGACGGACGCCGcttttcagcagctgcaggagacgACTCCACAGTATCAG cTGTCgttctctgattggctgcttcaCGAGCTCAGAGTCCAGAGGAGCGACGACACCCTGACTGACCCAGAACG tCATGAGTACCAGCAGTGGGTCTGTCTGGAGCTGTACTGGCCTCGTCCGGAGGAGCAGGGCGGCTGCGGAGGAGACATGAGGATCCTCTGCTCTCGTCTCCTCGACGCCGTCATGGACCAGCAGTTAAG GAGTCTGGAGCAGCTGGACGAGCGAGTGTCGGCCACAGGAACATGTCTGCCAGACATCATGTCAAgattacag gagttTGTCTATGAGATGGAGGCGACCAGCGTCTGCGGCAGAGCTGACGTGTGCGAGTTCCTGTTTGAGTTTGTCTCTCGGAGATGCTCCGGACCGACAGCGAGCTCGGACACCCAGAGCGTCGGCTCGGAGCTCGGCCtgcaacacacactgaacacctGGAACAG AGTCGTGCTGGCGCTGCCGGCGCCGCTGTTCGTCCAGCTGAAGGCCGAAGGTGGGAGGACGACTCTGGACTGTACTAGGCTGATGGAACACATCAACCAGCATCAGAGGAAGGCGTGTTCTCCCGCCGGGTCCATGTCCTTCCATCTCACCACACACTTCCTGAGG GGTGTGTTGTGTGCCAGCGTGTCCTGCGGTCGTCCCAGGGAGGAAGTGGACAAGGCCTGGACTCAGATCAGTGTCCACTGTCCTCTGCTGCTCACCTCCACCGTG cactggTGGGAGCATCTGTCCCCGGTGATGTCGTCGCTGTGGACTCGTCTTTGTGATGGAGATCGTCTgtcgcagcagctgcagcttctcaCCGACTGTCGTCACTGGGCAAACAG TGTAGTAAACACTAACGGCCCGTCGCCAGTGGCGATGCCTCCTGCTCCAGTTCTGCTGTTGGCCTCCAGTCTGCATCGGGCCTGgcaaggtggtggtggggggcgaGGCCAGAGCCTCGGCGCCGCCCTGAACATGCTGCGACCCGAGAGGGGAACACAGAACCGACAG GTTCTGgtcttcctgctcttcctgtgtgtgaacGACCACCTGTCAACTCTGCTCCACCCTCAG gacGACAGTGACCAGAGATccatgactttattctcagacCTCCTGTCCGTGTTGGTCGACTCTGCCGATTGGCTGCTCATCTTCAAATCCAGCG AACAAGGTGTTTATCAGTCCGTTACCCTGGTGACGACAGATGAGTGTACTCGACTGATGCCCTGGGCGTTCTACAG cctgctgctccagcagggggcggagcTGCTGCACAGAGCCGTGCTTTGTCCCGGCTTCCTCCACGCCGCCGTCCTCTGCTACGTCCGCCTGCTGCAGCTCTTCCTGGACGGAAGAACGTCTGTTTCCACCGCcgaacaacagcaacatcagcGTCAGTCGGAGCCGTCCCAGATCCTGAGCCGGGCAAAGTCGTTCCTCCTGAGAGCCATTTCACAGACGCCTCCCGCCACATTGTCCTCCGGCCAACTCAGACGg CTCGAGTCCCAGTGCGCAGACCTGGATCCAGAGGTGGCGGCTGCTCTGTCCATGCACCTTGCTGCTCCGAGCCTCAGCCCGGAGATGGACTTCCTCTGA